The Cycloclasticus sp. genomic sequence ATGGATGACGCACCTGAAGCAGATACCATTTCAATACCATCACGTGTTAAATGTATTTTCTGACCAAGATCATCTGATAAAGCCACTTCACCTTTTTTCATACCGCTTAACCGATACCGGCGATCCGCAACAATCAAGCAAATAGGGTGGCTCTTACCTTCGATGTTGGACACAATAGGCTCCGCACCATTTTGAGGGTTAGAGCTAAAACCATACGGTTCAAAATGTTCCATTTCCAAAATCAGTTCAGGCGTCAGTTGAACCTGTACGGTTTGCATTTTCGGCGCGCTATTGCTATTGGTTAAAACACCACGGCGTTGCAATAAACGAATACGACGATACAGCGGCTTAAGCATGTTATTTAATAAGCGAGACATTGATTTAGAATCCACTGACATCCTCCGCAGGTTCAGGTAATTCGATCAACTCAAACGCTTCTGTAGGCATCACTTTTATTTCTGCCAGTTCGCCGCCGTCATCGATGACTAAAACAACCTCACTGATTAATAAGTCGCCATCAATATCGGTATAGCTGTCTTGCACAGACACTAAAAAATTAGGTTGCCATAAGCCGGTTTTGTGCTGCCAACCATTGACGGTATAAACAATGCCTTTGCTACGGCCATAACGTGTATTAACTTCCCACTGAGCGCGTTTTTTTGCATCGTCAAGCGTTAAGCTGCTATCAGCAAGTATCGCTAATGGGCGGTGTCTGCCGATTGCCTTATCTGAATACGTACCTTTAATATGAGCTGCACTTGCCCCCCAAGTATTATCATCACCACTTTGGGAACCTAATACAGAGACCTCACTAAAGCGGTCACGTTGGCTAAATTCACCGGAAGCACTAAGAATGTTTTCACCCAATATCAAAGGTGTATTAATACGGTTTTTGCTGGCTCGGGTAATCACAATATCGCCTTCAATATTGCTCACAATACGCAATGCCCGGATACGTGCTTTTTGCTCAAGAAACTCGAAAATGCTCTCACCTGTTTCAATCGCATCAGCTATACCAAACGGCTTGCCAATATCCACACCTTCAGAAACTAAAACCTTAATACCAAATGGCTTACATAACGTGTCAGCTACTTGCTTTAAAGTTTGAGTATCAAAGGACTGTCCATCCTTGTGCGTACAATCCACCAAATCACCCGCTTTAGAGCGCCCAGTGACCACAATCGTATGCTGGCTTGCATTGTAATTGGGCGTTACGTCATCAATGTAACCGGTGATCACCTTTGTATTATCAATCCACACTTCACACGCCGCACCCATGTTAATAGCCCGTGGTGAAGAACCTGACGACCATTTGTCGGTGAGGGTTAAGCTAAAACGATTGGCAATGCTTTCCATTGAAAAAGACAAGCGAACTTTCAGCCAGCCCGTGTGAATAACACCATCCACTTTTAACCGAACATTAGACATTCAGCACCTCCAACGGCTCACTGGCTGGCATAAACCCAGCGTGGTGAATGTTGTTGCGGCTAATCAATTCAGCTTCACGATTCGCATCACCGTATAGCTGATGAGCGATCACCAAAGCAGGTTGAACGGCCTGTGCGACATGTGTGCTCAAGCGTGATAAATCAGCACCGCGTGTACGAATATCGTTAACAACGGCAGCTCGTAAATCTAATAGGCTATTAAAAACAACGTCGCTCACGTCATCGGTACGCATTTGCACATCGAGCTCATCAAGCAGCACATTACGCATGGTAATCGCATCGTCATACGTCAAATAATCTATTTGGCTAGATACTCTGGCAGCTTCAACCAAGGCACTGCGCTTAACCAAAGCATGCACCGCGGCTGCACTGGTTGTTTGTTGAATGCGACTGGCCGTTGTCGCTGGAATAGACGGGCTGTTGGTGTCGCTATTTAGCAAGGGGCGGTACAACTTAAATGCAGATGTTGGACTGCTCGCAGCGGCGCTTATTTTGCTCACCGAACCGAGTAATGCCGTTGCAAGACTTGCAGGGGTATAAATCAATGACGTGATAGGTTCTAAAACAGATCCAATCTGACCACTGATGAGTGTAATAATCTGGTCTAATTCGGCTTCAAGCTCTTGTGCATGAGCCGCCACTAAACCGACTGCGTTAAACGCGTTAATGAAGTCATTCTTTATTTCAATAAGTGACAAGTTAGCTTGTGCATCAACCACCGCTTGAGTATCAATCTGTTGATCAGGGTATTTGTTTTTACCTGCTATCACCAACGTAAGGGTGAATTGACAACGGCCACCGTGTTGACTGTCTTCACGTTGACGCGCATCTAGCACATCAACACGCATGGTACCGAGGTAAGGATGTACTAAAGTAGCCGCGCCAGCCTTATCAATTGCGTCCATTAACGCATCGCGCTGCGTGTGGTAATTTTCACCTATCACAAACGCCTCAAGCGTGAACTCACGGGCTTTCAAACCCATATCTTCTACGTAAGGAGTATCTCTTTTTGGATATTCATGCACCACTTTGCGGCGGCCAAATTGAGTACTGGATGATTTGACCAGGAACTCAACATTGCGGAATTTACCGCCACCGGTATAGCTATCTCGCCAACTCATTAGCCAGCCGCCATTGCCATGCCGGCATCAACTTGAATGTCTAAGTTTTCGCCTTGTATTTTTTTAACCTGCACCCGTTTGTCACTCACCTCGATGTGCAATTTTGATGCAGCAACCGCTGCTTGTGCTTCGTTGTTACCCAATGCGGCCAGCGTTTTAGCAATAACAGAACCCAATGTATCTGCAAACGATGTTTCGTCTATCAGTGAATAAATGCCCGTGCCTACGCCATAGCCAACAGCGCCCGCTGCAGTCGCCGCTAAAGAAGCGGTACCTAAACCAGCGGCACCTAATTTCAATGTGCTTTTGGTATTGAATAAAGATGCTTTTTTAGCCACTCTGTCTTTCAATGATGAGCCTGTTCTAAAGCCTTTTTTCGCGCCTTTTCTTAAACCATCACCTGGCATATTCACCACATAAACAGGCGTGGCGCCAGCACTGCTTAACGCACCAGCAATGCCCGATTTTTTACCTTTACCAAATAAGCCAGCGACATCTTTAACAACACCCACGCTTTTCACAGCCAATGAACCTGCAATCAAGCCACCAACACCAATGGCGGCTCCCTTGATGATTTTCCCAGTTCTCTCGCTGCCTAATTTGTCGAGTAATTCGGATGCATCTTTAAGGGGGCCAGAGAATGTTTTGTCGGCAAATGATTTCCATGCCGTTGATAGCATTTCCACACTGCCTGCAGCATCTTTAGCGGCACGTGACGAATCATCTAAGGTCGTGGTTCCATCGGCATGCACTTGCATGAATTTATCCATGCTGGCCACTGCACCCGTTCTTTGAAACTCAGAACTCGCGGCATTAAAAGCACGAACTGCTTCCGCTTCAAAAACCTTACTCAGTAACGTTTTCTTACCACCTGTTTTTTCAACAATCTCGACCATCAATTCGTTAATTGGTCGTAGTATTTCTTCGCCTCGCTTTAACGCTTCAACATCAAATACTTTGATGCCACCTTTTTGCAGCATCTTTACTTTTTTATCATCACCCAGCGTCCGTAGCATTGCCTCAAAGGCAGTGGCGGCCATTTCTGACGTGCCTGTGCCTTGACGAATAACTTGCAAAGCTGCACCCATTTCGCGAATTGCTTGAACACCACCACGCCCCATAGAGGTGTAAGCAGTTACTACACGTGGCCCAAGCGCCGCTAGGTTTTCTAAGGTGAACGCACCTTCTTTGCCTTGTACATTTAACGTATCCAGTGCAGTGATAACGTCCTTATCAATCACTATGCCCATTTTTTGGAACTCGGCCATAATTTCGCCAATGGCTGAGCCACTTGCACCGGTGGCCTGTATCGCAAGGCCGATATTATCGATATTACGACGAGCAAAATCCAGATCACCTGTTTTTTCAACTATCGCTTCAATAGCCGATGTTATTTCAGATGGATCAACGCGTATATTCGGTGCATTGGCTACGTCATAAATTTCATTCTTCAGCCTGTTCATATCATCAGCTGATTTATTAGACTGAATGCCTAAACGTGTAAAGCGTCGTTCCAGGCTAATGAGTTGTTTGCCCACCGCAACACCCGCAACCCCGCCAATTAAGGCGGTATAACGATTACCGGCTCTACTAAGCATGCGGCCAGTAGAACCGGCCACACGGCTTAAGCGTGACAAGTGCCGCTGTCCATTCTTTGAGAAGTTTCCCAAAGAATTTTCATACTTTTTAGCGTTGCGAGCTAGGTTGCCCGATAGATCAACAACGACACTGGTCTTGATATCATTCATTGAATTGTTTTTAAATGCCCTAAATAAGTTAAATAACGTCGAATACTCAGTTTATGCAGCTGCTGTTGCTGCCAGCCTGTGCGAATGGCAATAACCAGTGTTAACCGATCAAGCGTTTTCGCCAGACTGATCAGATCGCCCCCGCGTTTCTATTGCCTCCGCAACGACTTCTGCCGCCTGATCTAATTTATTGGCCATGTTTTGTAGGGCATTCAGGTCTTCAGGGTGCAGGGTTTTTAATTGCTCCAATGACAACGGGCCAGACACATCATCGATCGACTTAATTTGCCGCCTCAGCACATGTACGCCCACCATTGTTGGGCTGGGCACAAGTTGCGGCTGAAGCTGACCATTTTCATCCGGTACCATGATTAATTTCTCTGCTTCTTCCTGCGCTTCAATAACATCACCGGCAGTGGACTCACGTAAGGTAGCTACTTTTAAAATAGCTTCACCTAGCTTAAGGCCGTGTTCTAGAGGAACCTCAACGATGCTCATTAAATTTTATCCACACTTTCAGCCGACATTTTTAACGGCGTTTTACCGCTGCCATCGTGTGGCACCACCTCGGTAGTAAACGCATTACGCATAATGTATTGCTGGCCTGTATCGGCTTCAAAAAACACGGTTGCATTGGTGATTTTGTTTAATGCAAAAACATCCGTATCCTTTGTGATTAACACCGTTGCTTCTAACGATGGCGGTGTCTCTTCTTCGCTGAAGTAAGTCTTCCCACCGTGCGCTTCTGGGGTTCTGGTGACACCAGCCCCCGCAAGCGTTGCTTTGTTTTCAGTCGGTAACACAGCACCGTCAACGCGTATAACGACTTTTCCTGTTATTTGTCCACTCATGATCTTTTTCCTTATTGTTGTCTAACGACGAAATTCGTTATGAATTGCTGTTACGCGCATTTGGCCAACCAACTGCGGTGAGTCGTAGATGTTTAAACGCGAGCGATCATCAACATCAACCTCAGTTAATAAGGCTTCTTTATAACCTTCGTA encodes the following:
- a CDS encoding phage tail tube protein — translated: MSGQITGKVVIRVDGAVLPTENKATLAGAGVTRTPEAHGGKTYFSEEETPPSLEATVLITKDTDVFALNKITNATVFFEADTGQQYIMRNAFTTEVVPHDGSGKTPLKMSAESVDKI
- a CDS encoding DNA circularization N-terminal domain-containing protein, translated to MSWRDSYTGGGKFRNVEFLVKSSSTQFGRRKVVHEYPKRDTPYVEDMGLKAREFTLEAFVIGENYHTQRDALMDAIDKAGAATLVHPYLGTMRVDVLDARQREDSQHGGRCQFTLTLVIAGKNKYPDQQIDTQAVVDAQANLSLIEIKNDFINAFNAVGLVAAHAQELEAELDQIITLISGQIGSVLEPITSLIYTPASLATALLGSVSKISAAASSPTSAFKLYRPLLNSDTNSPSIPATTASRIQQTTSAAAVHALVKRSALVEAARVSSQIDYLTYDDAITMRNVLLDELDVQMRTDDVSDVVFNSLLDLRAAVVNDIRTRGADLSRLSTHVAQAVQPALVIAHQLYGDANREAELISRNNIHHAGFMPASEPLEVLNV
- a CDS encoding phage baseplate assembly protein; its protein translation is MSNVRLKVDGVIHTGWLKVRLSFSMESIANRFSLTLTDKWSSGSSPRAINMGAACEVWIDNTKVITGYIDDVTPNYNASQHTIVVTGRSKAGDLVDCTHKDGQSFDTQTLKQVADTLCKPFGIKVLVSEGVDIGKPFGIADAIETGESIFEFLEQKARIRALRIVSNIEGDIVITRASKNRINTPLILGENILSASGEFSQRDRFSEVSVLGSQSGDDNTWGASAAHIKGTYSDKAIGRHRPLAILADSSLTLDDAKKRAQWEVNTRYGRSKGIVYTVNGWQHKTGLWQPNFLVSVQDSYTDIDGDLLISEVVLVIDDGGELAEIKVMPTEAFELIELPEPAEDVSGF
- a CDS encoding phage tail tape measure protein — protein: MNDIKTSVVVDLSGNLARNAKKYENSLGNFSKNGQRHLSRLSRVAGSTGRMLSRAGNRYTALIGGVAGVAVGKQLISLERRFTRLGIQSNKSADDMNRLKNEIYDVANAPNIRVDPSEITSAIEAIVEKTGDLDFARRNIDNIGLAIQATGASGSAIGEIMAEFQKMGIVIDKDVITALDTLNVQGKEGAFTLENLAALGPRVVTAYTSMGRGGVQAIREMGAALQVIRQGTGTSEMAATAFEAMLRTLGDDKKVKMLQKGGIKVFDVEALKRGEEILRPINELMVEIVEKTGGKKTLLSKVFEAEAVRAFNAASSEFQRTGAVASMDKFMQVHADGTTTLDDSSRAAKDAAGSVEMLSTAWKSFADKTFSGPLKDASELLDKLGSERTGKIIKGAAIGVGGLIAGSLAVKSVGVVKDVAGLFGKGKKSGIAGALSSAGATPVYVVNMPGDGLRKGAKKGFRTGSSLKDRVAKKASLFNTKSTLKLGAAGLGTASLAATAAGAVGYGVGTGIYSLIDETSFADTLGSVIAKTLAALGNNEAQAAVAASKLHIEVSDKRVQVKKIQGENLDIQVDAGMAMAAG
- a CDS encoding phage tail assembly protein, which codes for MSIVEVPLEHGLKLGEAILKVATLRESTAGDVIEAQEEAEKLIMVPDENGQLQPQLVPSPTMVGVHVLRRQIKSIDDVSGPLSLEQLKTLHPEDLNALQNMANKLDQAAEVVAEAIETRGRSDQSGENA
- a CDS encoding phage baseplate assembly protein; this encodes MDSKSMSRLLNNMLKPLYRRIRLLQRRGVLTNSNSAPKMQTVQVQLTPELILEMEHFEPYGFSSNPQNGAEPIVSNIEGKSHPICLIVADRRYRLSGMKKGEVALSDDLGQKIHLTRDGIEMVSASGASSIVISDAGIVITTPSFDLNEG